The proteins below come from a single Nostoc sp. KVJ3 genomic window:
- a CDS encoding aldehyde oxygenase (deformylating), with amino-acid sequence MQQLTDQSKELDFKSETYKDAYSRINAIVIEGEQEAHENYITLADLLPDSHDELIRLSKMESRHKKGFEACGRNLAVTPDLPFAKEFFSGLHQNFQTAAASGKVVTCLLIQSLIIECFAIAAYNIYIPVADDFARKITEGVVKEEYSHLNFGEVWLKEHFTESKAELELANRQNLPIVWKMLNQVEGDAHTMAMEKDALVEDFMIQYGEALSNIGFTTRDIMRMSAYGLIAA; translated from the coding sequence ATGCAGCAGCTTACAGACCAATCTAAAGAATTAGATTTCAAGAGCGAAACATACAAAGATGCTTATAGTCGGATTAATGCGATCGTCATTGAAGGGGAACAAGAAGCCCATGAGAATTACATCACACTAGCCGACCTGCTGCCAGACTCTCATGATGAATTGATTCGCCTATCCAAGATGGAAAGTCGTCATAAGAAAGGATTCGAGGCTTGTGGGCGCAATTTGGCTGTTACCCCAGATTTGCCATTTGCTAAGGAGTTTTTCTCCGGTTTACACCAAAATTTCCAAACAGCCGCAGCATCGGGAAAAGTGGTTACATGTCTGTTGATTCAGTCTTTAATTATTGAATGTTTTGCGATCGCAGCATATAACATTTACATCCCCGTCGCCGACGATTTTGCCCGTAAAATCACTGAGGGAGTAGTCAAAGAAGAATATAGTCACCTCAACTTTGGAGAAGTTTGGTTGAAAGAACATTTCACAGAATCCAAAGCTGAACTTGAACTTGCAAATCGCCAGAATCTACCAATAGTCTGGAAAATGCTCAACCAAGTAGAAGGTGATGCTCACACAATGGCAATGGAAAAAGATGCTTTAGTAGAAGACTTTATGATTCAATACGGTGAAGCATTGAGTAACATCGGTTTCACAACCCGCGATATTATGCGGATGTCAGCTTACGGACTCATCGCCGCTTAA
- a CDS encoding filamentous hemagglutinin N-terminal domain-containing protein has product MSRYQSSWCWELGIVSTLTIAGVLTFFDSFALAQIQKDSTLGSESSIITPKLIDGQPIDQIDGGAVRGTNLFHSFEQFSVSAGRTAHFNNAINIQNIISRVTGNSTSNINGILKANGTANLFLINPNGIVFGPNASLNIGGSFVASTASSLNFADETKFSATSGQTTPLLTLSVPIGLQFGATAAPIRNQSQASPDGAVNILGQGVGLEVQQGKTLALIGGDITLEGGNITAKGGRVELGSVADNSLVSLSPTNQGWVLGYDGVQNFHNVELIQLNKIPSIVDTHGKNGSNIHLQGRLVRVAGSLLILVNPLIVQSAGDLTLNASDSVVIEQDSQLFTQSFSNANSGNINVNTKKLVVRSGAQLQGQLTINASDSVELIGGTSIPVLRDGTDLISSGLFSATYGNQNAGNITINTGKLRIEGGARISTSSEGIYRFILNQLTPATGNAGNLTVNASKSVELIGTSPNGSRLSGLFSGTQGPGDGGNLTLTTGQLIIKDGAAITVSSQARKNVIYIGNPNNLGKAGDLNIIARSILLDNKGKLISNSESGKGGNITLQVQNLLLMRDESQITTNAGTTRLGGDGGNIIINAPNGFLVATPFGNNDITANSFSDSGGKVTITTKNIFGFVPRTRADVEKLDPKNINPNNLQTSDITAFSQQNPSLNGTVQINSLSVNPSQGLVELPVNLVDASQQIATGCSSGVKIARSSFIATGRGGLAADPTQPLIADDAVLADWITLEPESQNRAEGIDNRVIVYKQRNTEEPQKVNSVNEPTQIVEAQGWVVDANGNVVLVAQIPTASPHNSALIATSCAEN; this is encoded by the coding sequence ATGTCTCGATACCAAAGTAGTTGGTGCTGGGAGTTAGGAATAGTGAGTACTTTAACAATTGCTGGAGTTCTCACTTTCTTTGATAGTTTTGCCTTAGCCCAAATACAAAAGGATAGCACACTTGGATCTGAAAGTTCAATTATTACACCAAAGCTAATCGATGGTCAGCCTATAGACCAGATTGATGGCGGGGCAGTTCGTGGTACAAACTTGTTCCACAGCTTTGAACAGTTTTCTGTTTCTGCAGGAAGGACAGCCCACTTTAACAATGCAATAAATATTCAAAACATCATCAGTCGAGTAACAGGCAATTCGACTTCTAATATAAATGGCATTTTGAAAGCTAACGGCACAGCCAATCTGTTTTTGATTAATCCTAACGGTATTGTTTTTGGGCCCAATGCTTCTTTAAATATTGGCGGTTCATTTGTGGCAAGTACGGCGAGTAGTTTGAACTTTGCTGATGAGACAAAGTTTAGTGCTACATCTGGTCAAACTACACCCCTACTAACACTAAGTGTTCCCATTGGTTTACAATTTGGAGCAACTGCGGCTCCCATCCGCAATCAATCCCAAGCAAGTCCAGATGGCGCAGTTAATATTTTAGGACAAGGTGTTGGTCTAGAAGTGCAGCAAGGCAAAACACTGGCACTTATAGGTGGTGATATCACGCTAGAGGGCGGAAATATCACCGCAAAGGGAGGAAGAGTTGAATTAGGAAGCGTTGCTGATAATAGTCTAGTCAGTTTAAGCCCAACAAACCAAGGTTGGGTCTTGGGATATGATGGTGTTCAAAATTTTCACAATGTCGAACTAATTCAGTTAAATAAAATTCCATCTATTGTAGATACTCATGGAAAGAATGGTAGCAATATCCACCTGCAAGGGAGACTTGTGCGGGTAGCCGGCAGTTTACTAATTCTTGTTAATCCCTTGATAGTGCAATCAGCAGGGGATTTGACGTTGAACGCCTCAGACTCGGTAGTAATTGAACAAGATTCACAACTCTTTACTCAAAGTTTCTCCAATGCCAACTCTGGAAATATAAATGTCAATACTAAAAAGTTGGTAGTCAGAAGTGGGGCACAATTACAGGGACAATTGACTATAAACGCTTCAGATTCGGTGGAACTAATCGGTGGCACTTCCATTCCTGTGTTGCGAGATGGTACTGATTTAATATCCAGTGGATTATTTAGTGCAACTTATGGCAATCAAAACGCTGGCAACATCACAATTAATACTGGAAAGTTGCGTATCGAAGGAGGGGCAAGAATATCAACAAGTTCTGAGGGTATATATAGGTTTATTCTTAACCAACTGACACCAGCGACAGGAAATGCCGGAAATTTGACAGTGAATGCTTCCAAGTCGGTAGAACTAATTGGAACTTCACCAAATGGTTCAAGGCTCAGTGGCTTGTTTTCTGGAACTCAAGGGCCTGGAGATGGTGGAAACTTGACCCTAACTACAGGGCAATTGATTATCAAGGATGGGGCTGCAATAACTGTGAGCAGCCAAGCTCGAAAAAATGTAATCTATATCGGAAATCCAAATAATTTAGGGAAAGCAGGTGATTTAAATATAATCGCTCGCTCTATACTTCTGGACAATAAAGGAAAACTCATATCTAATAGTGAGTCAGGTAAAGGCGGGAATATTACCTTACAGGTGCAGAATTTATTATTGATGCGCGACGAAAGTCAAATAACCACTAATGCAGGTACAACAAGGCTTGGTGGAGATGGCGGTAATATTATCATCAATGCACCTAATGGCTTTCTTGTCGCGACTCCCTTCGGAAATAACGATATTACTGCCAATTCCTTCTCTGACTCTGGTGGTAAAGTGACAATCACCACTAAAAACATTTTTGGATTTGTGCCTCGCACTCGTGCAGATGTAGAGAAACTTGACCCAAAGAACATAAACCCGAATAATCTGCAAACAAGTGACATCACCGCATTTTCTCAGCAAAACCCTTCATTAAATGGCACTGTCCAAATCAACTCACTAAGTGTTAACCCCAGTCAAGGATTAGTGGAACTGCCCGTAAATCTGGTTGATGCTTCCCAGCAAATTGCTACTGGTTGTAGTTCTGGTGTAAAAATAGCCAGGAGTTCATTTATTGCTACTGGGCGTGGCGGACTAGCAGCCGATCCTACGCAGCCATTGATAGCTGATGATGCAGTGCTGGCAGATTGGATTACATTGGAGCCAGAGAGTCAGAATCGGGCT
- a CDS encoding carbohydrate ABC transporter permease, whose product MSKLNPNLKSGDFLSLVVLLLGAFIVLLPLFVVFLTSFASTVTSPENLSQNNWSLANYRIAWQQGKFLLAFANSTLVAIAVTAFQIVTSALAGYALARLKFRGRQALLLVVLATLVIPFQLLVIPIFLVLKWGHLINTYWALILPTAVNGFGIFLLRQYFQTIPVELEEAAAIDGANRLQILWRVMLPLARPALVTLFLFTFIGEWNDLFKPLVFTTRPELRTVQLALAEFQEQFTNNWPLMMAAVTIATVPVMGLFLIGQRQFIQGIATTGIKN is encoded by the coding sequence ATGTCCAAACTAAACCCGAATCTGAAATCTGGCGATTTTTTGAGCCTAGTAGTCTTACTGCTAGGGGCATTTATCGTTTTACTACCTCTATTTGTGGTCTTTCTCACCTCCTTTGCATCGACAGTTACCAGTCCAGAAAATTTGTCCCAAAATAACTGGTCTTTAGCTAATTACCGCATTGCCTGGCAACAGGGAAAGTTTTTGCTGGCGTTTGCTAATTCTACCTTGGTAGCGATCGCTGTGACGGCGTTTCAGATTGTCACGTCTGCTTTGGCTGGTTATGCCCTAGCACGGCTGAAGTTTCGCGGACGGCAAGCACTGCTGTTGGTTGTTTTAGCAACTTTGGTGATTCCTTTTCAGTTATTAGTGATTCCCATCTTTTTGGTTTTAAAGTGGGGACACCTGATAAATACATACTGGGCGCTGATTTTACCCACTGCTGTCAACGGCTTTGGGATTTTTTTGTTACGTCAGTATTTCCAGACAATTCCGGTGGAGTTAGAAGAAGCCGCAGCTATAGACGGGGCGAACAGATTACAAATATTGTGGCGGGTAATGTTACCTTTAGCCCGTCCAGCCTTGGTAACGCTATTTTTGTTCACCTTCATCGGCGAATGGAATGATTTGTTTAAGCCTTTGGTATTTACAACCCGTCCCGAATTAAGAACAGTGCAACTGGCGTTGGCTGAGTTTCAAGAGCAATTTACCAATAATTGGCCTTTGATGATGGCGGCGGTAACAATAGCGACAGTTCCAGTAATGGGATTATTTCTCATTGGTCAACGTCAGTTTATTCAGGGCATTGCCACGACGGGGATTAAAAATTAG